A genomic region of Nitrosomonas ureae contains the following coding sequences:
- the chrA gene encoding chromate efflux transporter, which translates to MDESQKHISSSAKATPPRQVTLTEAFWYWLKLGFISFGGPAGQIAIMHQDLVERMRWISERRFLHALNYCMLLPGPEAQQLAIYIGWLLHRTWGGIIAGVLFVLPSLVILIILSWVYVAFGDVSIVAGIFYGIKPAVTAIVVQAAYRVGSRTIKNSVLLSVAIASFIAIFALKVPFPIIVASAALIGFIGGKFIPKHFHIGNAHTKANVSYGAALIDDHTPPPEHARFIWSRLIIIALAGIMLWLIPISLLTVNHGWDHTFTQMGWFFTKAALLTFGGAYAVLPYIYQGAVEFYGWLTPAQMIDGLALGEATPGPLIMVVAFVAFIGGYVKELLGSDMLFLAGSLSAIIFTWFTFLPSFIFILAGGPIVESTHNDLRFTAPLTAITAAIVGVILNLALFFGYHVLWPQGFSGTFDWISALIALVAAVALFQFKRNVLEVIFVCAVIGLSVKTIFI; encoded by the coding sequence ATTAACTGAGGCTTTCTGGTATTGGTTAAAGCTTGGATTTATAAGCTTTGGAGGTCCAGCAGGACAAATTGCTATAATGCATCAGGATCTTGTTGAACGCATGCGATGGATTTCAGAGCGGCGATTTTTGCATGCCTTAAATTATTGCATGTTACTACCAGGTCCCGAAGCTCAGCAGCTTGCAATTTATATAGGGTGGTTATTACATCGCACGTGGGGTGGAATTATTGCCGGAGTCTTATTTGTATTACCTTCTTTAGTCATTCTTATTATACTTTCCTGGGTTTATGTCGCATTTGGAGATGTTTCCATTGTGGCTGGTATATTTTATGGGATAAAACCAGCAGTGACAGCCATCGTAGTTCAAGCAGCTTATCGAGTTGGATCAAGGACGATTAAAAATAGCGTTTTATTATCAGTCGCAATAGCTTCATTTATAGCAATTTTTGCTTTAAAAGTTCCATTCCCGATAATTGTAGCTTCTGCGGCTCTTATAGGTTTTATCGGTGGAAAGTTCATACCCAAACACTTTCATATCGGTAATGCACATACGAAAGCAAATGTTTCCTATGGTGCGGCATTAATCGATGACCACACACCGCCGCCTGAACATGCACGCTTTATCTGGTCAAGATTAATTATAATTGCATTAGCAGGAATAATGCTCTGGCTAATCCCAATAAGCCTATTGACAGTGAATCATGGTTGGGATCACACATTTACTCAAATGGGTTGGTTTTTCACAAAGGCTGCATTACTAACTTTCGGCGGTGCTTATGCAGTTTTACCCTATATCTATCAAGGAGCAGTCGAGTTCTATGGATGGCTTACACCAGCACAAATGATCGATGGTTTAGCACTAGGAGAAGCAACACCGGGGCCATTAATAATGGTAGTAGCATTTGTAGCGTTTATTGGAGGATATGTAAAAGAACTCCTAGGATCGGATATGCTGTTTTTGGCAGGCTCGTTATCAGCAATTATCTTCACTTGGTTTACATTTTTACCATCATTTATTTTTATTCTTGCAGGCGGACCCATTGTCGAGTCAACACATAATGATTTAAGGTTCACAGCGCCATTAACTGCGATCACAGCAGCAATTGTGGGAGTTATCCTAAATTTAGCACTATTCTTTGGATATCATGTTTTATGGCCGCAAGGGTTTAGCGGCACATTTGATTGGATATCAGCGCTGATCGCCTTAGTAGCTGCGGTTGCTTTATTTCAGTTTAAGCGAAACGTACTTGAAGTAATCTTTGTTTGTGCTGTTATTGGACTTAGTGTAAAAACAATTTTTATATAA
- the gcvPB gene encoding aminomethyl-transferring glycine dehydrogenase subunit GcvPB → MLIFEHSRPGRFNYSQSPAKPASKSAIPQNLQRKSKVLLPEVSEMDTVRHFTRLSQKNFSIDTEFYPLGSCTMKYNPRACNSLAMLPQFLSRHPLAPEDTGQGYLACMYELQEILKSVTGMAGVSLTPMAGAQGELIGVMMIRAYHESRGDFERTEIIVPDAAHGTNPATAVMCGFKVVEIATDKDGNVDLDALKAAVGPKTAGLMLTNPSTLGVFEKNVAEMSRVVHQAGGLLYYDGANLNAVLGKVKPGDMGFDVIHINLHKTFSTPHGGGGPGSAPVGVAERLLPFMPIPIVAKEGDTYRWITEKDKPQSIGRLSAHMGNAGVLLRAYIYVRLLGLDGMHRISEFATLNANYLMAELRKAGFEIAYPNRRASHEFIVTLKDIKDKTGVTAMNLAKRLLDKGYHAPTTYFPLLVPECLLIEPAETESKETLDAFVTSMKEILQEIETQPDMVKGAPHTMPVRKLDDVKAAREPDLAWKQQGV, encoded by the coding sequence CCGCAGAATCTGCAGCGCAAATCGAAAGTGCTGCTGCCGGAAGTTTCCGAGATGGATACGGTGCGTCACTTCACTCGCTTATCACAAAAGAATTTTTCGATTGATACCGAGTTTTATCCTCTAGGTTCATGCACGATGAAATACAATCCGCGCGCGTGTAATTCATTAGCGATGTTGCCGCAGTTTCTATCCCGGCATCCACTGGCACCTGAAGACACCGGACAAGGTTATCTTGCGTGCATGTATGAGTTGCAGGAAATCCTGAAATCGGTTACCGGCATGGCCGGTGTCAGCCTGACACCGATGGCGGGTGCCCAGGGGGAATTGATTGGCGTTATGATGATTCGTGCCTATCACGAATCGCGCGGCGATTTTGAACGCACTGAAATCATTGTGCCCGATGCAGCGCATGGTACAAATCCGGCTACTGCAGTGATGTGCGGTTTCAAAGTAGTGGAGATCGCTACCGACAAAGATGGTAATGTGGATCTGGACGCATTGAAAGCCGCCGTTGGGCCAAAAACTGCCGGGCTGATGCTAACTAACCCATCGACTTTAGGCGTGTTTGAAAAAAATGTTGCTGAAATGAGTCGTGTGGTGCATCAGGCGGGTGGCTTGCTGTATTACGACGGCGCCAATCTGAATGCGGTATTGGGTAAAGTGAAACCGGGTGATATGGGCTTTGATGTGATCCATATCAATCTGCACAAAACCTTTTCGACTCCGCATGGCGGTGGAGGTCCGGGTTCTGCGCCGGTAGGCGTGGCTGAACGCTTGTTACCTTTTATGCCGATTCCCATTGTTGCCAAGGAAGGTGATACTTATCGCTGGATTACTGAAAAGGACAAACCGCAATCTATTGGCCGATTGTCCGCACACATGGGGAATGCCGGTGTGCTGCTACGTGCATATATCTATGTTCGCTTACTGGGATTGGATGGGATGCATCGCATTTCCGAGTTTGCCACACTGAATGCCAACTATTTGATGGCTGAATTGCGCAAAGCGGGATTTGAAATTGCTTATCCGAATCGCCGCGCCAGCCATGAATTCATCGTAACGCTGAAGGATATCAAGGATAAAACCGGCGTAACCGCTATGAATCTGGCCAAACGCCTGCTCGATAAAGGTTATCATGCCCCAACGACATATTTTCCACTGTTGGTTCCCGAATGCTTGTTAATCGAACCAGCCGAAACGGAATCCAAAGAGACGCTGGATGCTTTTGTCACATCAATGAAAGAAATCCTGCAGGAAATCGAAACACAACCGGATATGGTGAAAGGCGCGCCGCATACTATGCCGGTACGTAAGCTGGATGATGTCAAGGCTGCGCGTGAACCGGATTTGGCCTGGAAGCAGCAGGGTGTCTGA
- a CDS encoding carbohydrate kinase family protein: MRTLICGSIAYDNIMVFQDQFKNHILPEKIHVLNVAFLVPEMRREFGGCAGNIAYNLKMLGGEPVMMATVGDDYAPYATRFERLNLTQEHVLHVADTFTAQAFITTDLDDNQITAFHPGAMNFSHLNSVQETRDIQLGIIAPDGRDGMMQHAGEFYKTDIPFVFDPGQGLPMYNGEELLDFIDKADYIAVNDYEGQMLQDRTGINLESLANKVKALIITLGAQGSLIYADGKKFVISSVKPKEIVDPTGCGDAYRAGLLYGIVNNLDWQTTGQLGSLMGSLKIAQRGGQNHQFSRDEIDQYYFENFGTRIF, translated from the coding sequence ATGCGCACATTGATATGTGGTTCTATCGCTTACGATAATATTATGGTTTTCCAGGATCAATTTAAGAATCACATTTTGCCTGAGAAAATTCACGTATTAAATGTCGCATTTTTAGTTCCTGAAATGCGCCGCGAATTCGGAGGCTGTGCCGGTAATATTGCATACAATCTGAAAATGCTGGGGGGCGAGCCTGTCATGATGGCTACCGTCGGCGATGATTATGCGCCTTATGCCACACGGTTTGAACGATTAAACCTGACCCAAGAACACGTATTGCACGTAGCCGATACTTTCACTGCGCAAGCCTTTATTACCACTGATCTGGATGATAATCAAATCACCGCATTTCATCCGGGAGCGATGAACTTCTCGCATCTTAATTCCGTGCAGGAAACCCGTGATATTCAGTTGGGCATTATTGCGCCGGACGGACGCGACGGTATGATGCAGCATGCGGGCGAATTTTACAAAACTGACATTCCGTTTGTTTTTGATCCGGGACAGGGACTGCCGATGTATAACGGAGAGGAGCTACTTGATTTTATCGACAAAGCCGATTACATCGCCGTCAATGACTATGAAGGTCAGATGCTGCAAGACCGTACGGGAATTAATCTGGAATCCTTAGCGAACAAAGTCAAAGCCCTAATCATCACTCTGGGCGCGCAAGGCTCCCTTATTTACGCCGATGGCAAGAAATTTGTGATCTCTAGTGTTAAACCTAAAGAAATCGTCGATCCCACTGGCTGCGGCGATGCCTATCGCGCTGGATTGCTATACGGTATCGTCAATAATCTGGACTGGCAAACCACAGGTCAATTGGGTTCGTTAATGGGTTCCTTAAAAATCGCCCAGCGCGGCGGACAGAATCACCAATTTTCTCGTGATGAAATTGATCAATATTATTTTGAGAACTTTGGTACTCGTATTTTCTAA